The genomic DNA CTCGGCGAACTGGCCGCGGCCACCGACGTGGTCATCGTCAACGAGTCCGAGGCGCGGCACTGGACGTGGCCCGTCCCGCATCTGGTGACCACCCGCGGCGCGCAGGGCGCGACTCACGTTGGTGACGGTCGCGACGTGCAGGTACCGGCGCCGGCGGTCGAGGCGCTGGACACCACCGGCGCCGGCGACGTGTTCGCCGGCGTGCTGGCCGCCGGGTGGGCCGGCGACCGCGACCACGCCCTGCGCCGTGCCTGCGCGGCCGGTGCCCTGGCGACGCTGGTGCCCGGCGCCGGTGACTGCGCCCCCTATGACGAGGCCATCGAGGACGCCGTGGTGCGCGACTAGAGGGTGACGACTCCCGCCAGCGCGGTCGCGAGCGCCTCGTCGGACAGGGGGTCGTCCGACAGCCCACCGGTCAGGTAGGAGTGGTAGGCGCCCAGCTCCAGCAGTCCGTGCCCGGACAGCCCCACCACGATCACCTGCTCACCCCCGGCGTCGGCTTCGCGCCGCGCCTGGGCCAGCGCGTGGGCCGACTCCGGCGCCGGCACGATGCCCTCGGTGCGCGCGAATTGCAGTGCGGCGTCGAAGCATTCGCTCTGCGCCAGCGCGGTGGCCTCCAGCAGCCCCTCGGCCACCACGTGCGACACCAGCGGCGCCATGGCGTGGTAGCGCAGCCCACCGGCGTGGATGGGCGACGGGACAAAATCGTGACCCAGGGTGTACATCTTCATCAACGGGGTCATCCCGCCGGTGTCCCCGAAGTCGTACCGGTATTCACCGCGCGTCAGCGACGGACACGACGCCGGCTCGACGGCCAGCAATCGCGGCGAGCTGGTGCCCGCCAGCTTCTCCCGCAGGAACGGGAACGTCAGACCGGCCAGGTTGGAACCGCCGCCCGCACAACCGATCACCAGATCGGCCCCGTCCTCACCGGCCAGCGCCAACTGCTTGAGCGCCTCCTCACCGATGACGGTCTGGTGCAGCAGCACATGGTTGAGCACCGAGCCCAGGGCATATTTGGTGGCGGGATCACCGGCGGCGACCTCGACGGCCTCGGAGATCGCGATTCCCAGCGAACCGGGATGATCCTGCGCGAGTGTTCGGCCGAACTCGGTGAGGGTGCTCGGCGAGCGGTGCACCGTACCGCCGAAGACCTCGATCAGCGTGCGGCGCTGCGGCTTGCCGTCGAAGGAGGCGCCCACCTGCCATACCTCACACTCCAGGCCGAACAGCGAGCACGCGTAGGCCAGGGCGGTGCCCCACTGCCCGGCCCCCGTCTCGGTGGTGAGCCGGGTGGTGCCGTGCAGGCTGTTGTAATACACCTGCGGCACCGAGGTGTTGGTCTTGTGCGACCCGGCCGGCGACACACCCTCGTACTTGTAGTAGATCCGCGCCCGCGTGCCCAGCGCCCGCTCCCAGCGACGAGCCCGGACCAGGGGCGACGGGCGGTACTGGCGGTACACCTCGCGCACCGGTTCGGGGATCTCGATGTAGCGCTGCGCGCTGACCTCCTGGGCGATCAGCTCGGGCGGGAAAAGCGCCGCGAGGTCATCGGGGCCCACCGGTTGATGGGTGCCCGGGTGCAGCGGCGGCGGAGGCGGGGTGGGCAGATCCGCGACGATGTTGTACCAATGTGTCGGCAGCTCAGACTCATCCAGCAGAAAACGGACCTGCTCACTCATGCCCGCCAGCCTAGTGCGCAGGCCGATTCACTCGGCCGGCACCTCCCGCTCGATCTCGTCGAGCCAGATGCGCGCCGACATGTCCGACGGGGCCCGCCAGTCGCCGCGCGGCGAGAGTGCACCACCGGCAGACACTTTCGGCCCGTTGGGCAGTGCCGAGCGCTTGAACTGGCTGAACGAGTAGAACCGCTGGACGAACACCTGCAGCCAGTGCCGGATCTCGGCCAGGTCGTAGGCGGGCCGCTTGTCGTCGGGGTATCCCTGCGGCCAGTCCCCCGCAGCGACGTCGTGCCAGGCGTGCCAGGCCAGGAACGCCACCTTCGACGGCCGAAAGCCGTAGCGCAACACCTGGAACAGTGAGAAGTCCTGCAGGACGTACGGTCCCACCTTGCTCTCGCTGCTCTGGATCTCCTCGTCCTCACCGGCCGGCACCAGCTCCGGGCTGATCTCGGTGTCGAGCACCGACTGCAGCACGGCGTGCACGTCGTCGTCGAACTGCTCAGATGCGATCACCCAGCGGATCAGGTGCTGGATCAACGTCTTCGGCACTCCGCCGTTGACGTTGTAATGCGACATCTGGTCGCCCACCCCGTAGGTGGACCAGCCCAGCGCGAGTTCGGAGAGGTCACCGGTGCCCAGCACGATCCCGCCGCGCTGATTGGCCATCCGGAACAGGTAATCGGTGCGCAGACCGGCCTGCACGTTCTCGAACGTGACATCGTAGACCTTCTCGCCCCGGCCGAACGGGTGCCCCATCTCGGTGAGCATCAGCGTCGCGGTGTCGCGGATGTCGATCTCTTCGAACGTCACGCCCAGGGCCTTGCTCAAGGCAATCGCGTTGCTCTTGGTGCGGTCCCCGGTGGCGAAGCCCGGCAGCGTGAAGGCCAGGATGTCGCTGCGGGGGCGGCCTTCGCGGTCCATGGCCCGGGCCGCCACGATCAGCGCGTGGGTGGAGTCCAGGCCGCCGGAGACACCGATGACCACCTTGGGATAGCTCAGCGCCCGCAGCCGTTGCTCGAGGCCGGCGACCTGGATGTTATAGGCCTCGTAACAATCCTGTTGCAGCCGTGCGGGATCCGACGGCACGAATGGGAACCGCTCGACGTCCCGTCGCAGACCGAGGTCACCGGTGGGCGGGTCCAGGGCGAATTCGACGCGCCGGAAGCCGTCCACCGCGGCGGCGTGGTGGCGCCGGTTGTCGTCGAAAGTGCCCATCCGCAGGCGCTCGGCCACCAGCAGGTCCACGTCGACGTCGGCGACACTGCGCTGCGCGCCTTTGGGGAAGCGCTGCGACTCGGCCAGCATCACCCCGTTCTCGTAGATCATCGTCTGGCCGTCCCACGCCAGGTCGGTGGTGGATTCCCCCTCCCCCGCGGCGGCGTAGACGTAGGCGGCCAGGCAGCGCGAGGACGCCGACCGGGCCAGCAGATGCCGGTCCTCGGCGCGGCCGATGGTGATCGGGCTGCCGGACAGATTGGCCAGCACGGTGGCGCCGGCGAGGGCGGCCGTGGCACTCGGCGGGATCGGCACCCACATGTCTTCGCAGACCTCCACGTGCAGCACGAAGCCGGGCACGTCGGTGGCGTCGAACAGCAGATCCGGCCCGAACGGTGCCGTCACGCCGGAGAACCGGATCTCAGAGGAGATGTCGTCGCCGGGCGCGGTCTGGCGGCGCTCGTAGAACTCCCGGTAGGTGGGCAGGTAGGACTTGGGCGCGACGCCGAGCACGGTGCCGCGGTGGATCACCACCGCGCAGTTGTAGATCCGGTGCCGGTGGCGCAGCGGCGCCCCCACCACCAGCACCGGCAGCAGATCGGTCGAGCCGTCGATGACGGTGCGCAGCGCGGCCTCGACCGAGTCCAGCAGGGTGTCTTGCAGCAGGATGTCCTCGATCGAGTATCCCGACAGTGTGAGCTCGGGGTACACCGCGACGCCCACCCCGTCGTCGTGGCATTCCCGGGCGATCCGGAGCACGGCGTCGGCATTGGCGCCGGGATCGGCGAGGGTGGTGTGCAGGGTGCAGGCGGAGACCCGCACGAACCCGTGGTGGTAGGCGGAGTAGAAGTCCATCACCGTGTCATTGTTCCCGTCTGTCGCCGGACTATTGCCCTCAACCCGGCGATTCGGCGCTCAGGCGGCACAATCTAAGCTGCCACCACAGGCCGAGACGAGGGGCACGGACACGCGCGATGACGGGGCGACCAGTGCAGTTCGGTGTGCTCGGGCCGCTGCAGATCACCGTCGACGGCACCCCGGTGACGCTGGGCACCCCGAAGCAGCGGGCGGTGCTGGCGGTGCTGCTGGTCAACCGCAACCGGCCGGTGGCGGTGGACTCACTACTGACCGCCGCTTGGGGCGATGACCCGCCTGCCGGTGCACGGGCCGGCCTGCACTCCTACATCTCCAACCTGCGCAAGCTGCTGTCCAGGGCCGGCGCCGGCCCGGACGCGCTGGTGAACGCGCCGCCGGGATATCGGCTCACAGTCGCCGAGGCCGACCTGGACCTCGGGCGCTTCGCCGCCGAGAAGGCCGCCGGGGTGCGGGCCGCCGCAGCCGGTCAGTTCTCCCTGGCCAGCCGGCACCTGGCGGTGGCGTTGCACCAATGGCGCGGGCCGGTGCTCGAGGATCTGGTGGACTTCGCGTTCGTCGACCCGTTGGCCACCGCGCTGACCGAGGACCGGTTGGTGGCCGTCACCGCACATGCCGAGGCCGAGATCGCCTGCGGGCGCGCAGCGACAGTTCTTCCCGAGTTGGAGACACTGACCGCCGAGCACCCGTTCCGCGAGCCGCTGTGGGCCCAACTCATCACCGCCTACTACCTGGGTGAACGCCAGCACGACGCGCTGGCGGCCTACAGCAGGCTCAAGCGCGCCCTGGCCGACGAGCTGGGCATCGATCCCGGGCCGACGTTGCGCGCCCTACACGAACAGATCCTGCGGCAGGAACCGGTGGATGCCGCGCTGTCCGCGCGCACCGCAGCCGTCGGCGACGTGACCCAGCTGGACCGGCGCACCGCGACGGCCGCCGCGGGCACCGGTGCCTACCTGGAGGATCCGGCCGGCCGCCGGCACCCGCTGCTGGCGGTGGCCACGCGCATCGGGCGTCTCGAGGACAACGACATCGTGCTCCCGAGCGCCTCGGTGAGCCGCCACCACGCCGCGTTGATCGACACCGGAACCAGCCACGTGATCAGCGACCTGCGCTCCGCCAACGGCATCGAGGTCGGGCACGTTCCGGTGCGCGGCAGCACCGCCCTGGCCGACGGCGACACGATCCGAATCTGCGACCACACCTTCGTCTTTCGCCTCGGCGACGCGCATGGATGACCGGGTGGGCACCCGGGTCGGTCCCTACGAGCTGACCCGGCTGATCGGACGCGGCGGGATGGGCGAGGTGTACGAGGCCCGCGACACCGTCAAGGACCGCACGGTGGCGCTGAAGCTGCTGCCGCGCGAGCTGTCCCACAACCCCACCTTCCGCGCCCGGCTCGAACGCGAAGCCCGCTCGGCGGGCAAACTCCAAGAGCCGCATGTGGTTCCGATCCACGATTTCGGCGAGGTGGACGGCCAGCTCTTCGTCGACATGCGCCTGATCGATGGGGTGGACCTGCGCTCGCTGCTGAGCCGGGGCGGTCCCCTGCCACCGGCGCGCGCGGTGTCCATCGTGCGTCAGATCGCCTCGGCGCTGGACGCCGCCCACGCGGCCGGGGTCACCCACCGCGACGTCAAACCCGAGAACATCCTGGTGAATGCGGAGGACTTCGCCTATCTGGTGGACTTCGGCATCGCCAACGCGGCCACCGACGAGACACTGACCGAACAGGGCAGCGCCATCGGCACATTCGCCTACATGGCGCCGGAACGCTTCACCCATGACCACGTGGACCACCGCGCCGATGTCTACGCGCTGGCGTGCGTCCTCTACGAATGCCTGACCGGTGCCAAACCGTTTCGCAGCGACAGCGTGAGTGTGCTGATCACCGCACACCTGATGGAACCGGCGCCGCGTCCCAGCCAGGTGCTGGCCGGGCTGCCGCCGGCTCTCGACGCGGTGGTGGCCCAGGGCATGGCCAAAAAACCCGAGGACCGCTTCCGCACCGCCGGCGAGCTGGCGCGGGCGGCCGAGGCCACCCTGACCTTTGCACCGCCACCGCCACCGCCACCGGCGCCGGGTCCCGCCCCGGCTCCGGCGTCACGGCGCGGCCGGACGGTGGCTCTGGCGCTGGCGGGGGTGGCGGTGTTGGCGGCCGCGGTGGCAGCCACCTGGACCCTGCGTGCGCCCGAGGCAGCCGTGACCTCGACGCTGACGATCACGCGCACGGTCATCTCGACCCCGAAGACGGCGGTCAGTGTGCCCGCACACGAAACGGTGACCCCGGTGCTGCGGCGACTGCTGGAGGCCGTGCCGTCGGGATACCGGTCGTGCGAGCCGGTTCGGCCGCCCGTCGCCGATGCGCTGGCGACGGTGGACTGCGGTCAGAACTCCAACCCCGGCGGCCCGGAGACGGCCCGCTACTCCCTGTTTCCCACCGTCGAGGCCCTCGACGGTGGGTTCGCCTCGGCTCTCGACGAGGACGCCGTGGTGGACTGCCCCGGCGGCCGGCCGTCGCCGAGCACCTGGGACTACGACTCCACCCCAGGCCAAACCGAGGGGTCGGTGGCGTGCGGGAATTTCGAGGGCAGCCCCGAGGTGGTGTGGACCAAGAGCTCCGATCTGATGCTCGGGCTGGCCCAGGGCAGCGATCTGGACACCGTGCACCAGTGGTGGGTGGACTTCGTTTAACCGGGTACGCCGCCCCTATGACCGCAACCGCCGTCCTCGTCATCGACATGCTGAACACCTACGAACACCCCGACGCCGACAAGCTGGTCCCCAACGTCGAGCCCACCGTGGAGCCGTTGGCGGACCTGATTGCGCGGACCCGCAAGCGCGATGACGCCGACCTGATCTACGTCAACGACAACTACGGCGACTTCACCGCCGACCACTCCGGACTGGTGGCCTCGGCCCTGGACGGGGCGCGTCCGGACCTCGTCAAACCCA from Mycolicibacterium tokaiense includes the following:
- a CDS encoding TrpB-like pyridoxal phosphate-dependent enzyme, yielding MSEQVRFLLDESELPTHWYNIVADLPTPPPPPLHPGTHQPVGPDDLAALFPPELIAQEVSAQRYIEIPEPVREVYRQYRPSPLVRARRWERALGTRARIYYKYEGVSPAGSHKTNTSVPQVYYNSLHGTTRLTTETGAGQWGTALAYACSLFGLECEVWQVGASFDGKPQRRTLIEVFGGTVHRSPSTLTEFGRTLAQDHPGSLGIAISEAVEVAAGDPATKYALGSVLNHVLLHQTVIGEEALKQLALAGEDGADLVIGCAGGGSNLAGLTFPFLREKLAGTSSPRLLAVEPASCPSLTRGEYRYDFGDTGGMTPLMKMYTLGHDFVPSPIHAGGLRYHAMAPLVSHVVAEGLLEATALAQSECFDAALQFARTEGIVPAPESAHALAQARREADAGGEQVIVVGLSGHGLLELGAYHSYLTGGLSDDPLSDEALATALAGVVTL
- a CDS encoding NAD(+) synthase, translating into MDFYSAYHHGFVRVSACTLHTTLADPGANADAVLRIARECHDDGVGVAVYPELTLSGYSIEDILLQDTLLDSVEAALRTVIDGSTDLLPVLVVGAPLRHRHRIYNCAVVIHRGTVLGVAPKSYLPTYREFYERRQTAPGDDISSEIRFSGVTAPFGPDLLFDATDVPGFVLHVEVCEDMWVPIPPSATAALAGATVLANLSGSPITIGRAEDRHLLARSASSRCLAAYVYAAAGEGESTTDLAWDGQTMIYENGVMLAESQRFPKGAQRSVADVDVDLLVAERLRMGTFDDNRRHHAAAVDGFRRVEFALDPPTGDLGLRRDVERFPFVPSDPARLQQDCYEAYNIQVAGLEQRLRALSYPKVVIGVSGGLDSTHALIVAARAMDREGRPRSDILAFTLPGFATGDRTKSNAIALSKALGVTFEEIDIRDTATLMLTEMGHPFGRGEKVYDVTFENVQAGLRTDYLFRMANQRGGIVLGTGDLSELALGWSTYGVGDQMSHYNVNGGVPKTLIQHLIRWVIASEQFDDDVHAVLQSVLDTEISPELVPAGEDEEIQSSESKVGPYVLQDFSLFQVLRYGFRPSKVAFLAWHAWHDVAAGDWPQGYPDDKRPAYDLAEIRHWLQVFVQRFYSFSQFKRSALPNGPKVSAGGALSPRGDWRAPSDMSARIWLDEIEREVPAE
- a CDS encoding BTAD domain-containing putative transcriptional regulator; translated protein: MTGRPVQFGVLGPLQITVDGTPVTLGTPKQRAVLAVLLVNRNRPVAVDSLLTAAWGDDPPAGARAGLHSYISNLRKLLSRAGAGPDALVNAPPGYRLTVAEADLDLGRFAAEKAAGVRAAAAGQFSLASRHLAVALHQWRGPVLEDLVDFAFVDPLATALTEDRLVAVTAHAEAEIACGRAATVLPELETLTAEHPFREPLWAQLITAYYLGERQHDALAAYSRLKRALADELGIDPGPTLRALHEQILRQEPVDAALSARTAAVGDVTQLDRRTATAAAGTGAYLEDPAGRRHPLLAVATRIGRLEDNDIVLPSASVSRHHAALIDTGTSHVISDLRSANGIEVGHVPVRGSTALADGDTIRICDHTFVFRLGDAHG
- a CDS encoding serine/threonine-protein kinase, producing the protein MDDRVGTRVGPYELTRLIGRGGMGEVYEARDTVKDRTVALKLLPRELSHNPTFRARLEREARSAGKLQEPHVVPIHDFGEVDGQLFVDMRLIDGVDLRSLLSRGGPLPPARAVSIVRQIASALDAAHAAGVTHRDVKPENILVNAEDFAYLVDFGIANAATDETLTEQGSAIGTFAYMAPERFTHDHVDHRADVYALACVLYECLTGAKPFRSDSVSVLITAHLMEPAPRPSQVLAGLPPALDAVVAQGMAKKPEDRFRTAGELARAAEATLTFAPPPPPPPAPGPAPAPASRRGRTVALALAGVAVLAAAVAATWTLRAPEAAVTSTLTITRTVISTPKTAVSVPAHETVTPVLRRLLEAVPSGYRSCEPVRPPVADALATVDCGQNSNPGGPETARYSLFPTVEALDGGFASALDEDAVVDCPGGRPSPSTWDYDSTPGQTEGSVACGNFEGSPEVVWTKSSDLMLGLAQGSDLDTVHQWWVDFV